In Euphorbia lathyris chromosome 2, ddEupLath1.1, whole genome shotgun sequence, the sequence taactaaaatttagatttttggctttatatgaactcaatttttgcctttctcaattgtgctgttgttttatttttattaaacaattgttgttatagtttcatctttcagagatggaattccatttctgtcgttatccagattccatacctctcgctaccttatccatgttttcttttttatttatttatttttcaaaatgactaaaataaagattttgtatatttgcattcttttttagtatatgttcttaggtgttatcgttttgattgttaactctaactaaaatttagattttcggctttttatgaactcaatttttagttttaattgaagttagattaatttttctaattcggaacatgttgaaatccactcatttttttagtttgagtttagctaattgatatggattgtattttttatttttatgcattttggtacaaatagatataaagtttcacacgatagttgttcattgaagtttgagacatattaaataaaatattaaagagatattggaatattatacttacaatgaagtttatttcaatataaattatgttatattattattattattattattattatcaagaagttatttttttccaattttctagacaaggagattgtaagcgtctaatacgcttgataagatgtttattcttgaagaatgtggattatgctagatacgaattcaaaatcaaggtaaataaaaataaattttgatgctcaaaatcctaaaaatatacattaattatggatattgagataattgcttttgcaacattggcttgtataatttttaactattatattatggttcgtacaaaattgttagtatttcaagagtttttaacagattaaaatgaaatatgatcataggacaaattattgaaaaatattaattaagaaaatattattatttgaatctcttcaaattctcaaatgttgagcataatgattctaattaatataattaatttcacatattaattataaaacgttttttttcgtactgagtggttacaattgcgatttaattctatttaactaaaattaatttatggacttaatactttactaagaaaaaataaaatgtttaattaatgggcaaaaaatattttcactctcctctttatacgcttgtgtctttctctcttattttcaaaaaaaaacctgagaggaagatggttctctcctaattatctttttcgtcccttcatttttttcaattcttttgtttgtttttcttacttacaaaattcaagaatatataattattagaaatattagtgaagtcaaataagtgatatatgcgagtatggctgatattctatatagtgaaagaatgaagaacaaattgatcgaatgtcttgatgagatattacgagatgaaaataggagaaatcatcatcttaaactgattcaattagatatattgggttattgtagcagaatgaataattgaattcaaatacttgatgatcatgaaattccatcaaccaaaataattatcgtCAAGATGAATTTGTAACTAATTcttacaaattttatttttttatatgtaacatattgaattgataaagtttcttcatatgcaactgttggcccaaaataaaataaattttattttatgtatatagaatgcttgggttttgattttaggatatagtttatattttatctagaaaataataatggtaaaataaaaataaaaatacattcgTAAACTCACCTcaagtacgcgaggcgtgcatttctatacgcggggcgtataccacacatccgaagacgttccacTTCAGAGACTCCACCATGCGGGGCGTGCCTTCCTTTATGCCACGCGTAAAACGCATCAACAAGGCGCTCCAGGATCAGAAGCACAAACACGCGGGGTATGCCTTCCTATACGCGGAGTGTATACCAGCcatccgaagacgttccacttcagaggctccactacgcggggcgtaccttccTTTACGCCATGCGTAAAACGCATCAACAAGACGCATCAGGTTCAGAGGCTCCattacgcgggacgtaaccAGACTTACACGGGGCGTGTTCTTTGTCTCGGCAAGCTAGAGGCTAGTTCTCGCCCAGAGCCCGTTTTCGGTCACCGACTTCTCCAAACGCGCCCGGACACAACTACGAGCTCACCCCCACACCTAGGCCCAAGCTTTGAGAATCTCTCCAACCACAAGGTAGTGGAGTGATGTGGCATAGTAGTTAGTGGTGGTttgtggaagttgaggaagtggggtgatgtggcaaggtagtgggcaaggttagagagaaaaataaggggcAGTTGATgattaattaccaaaatgccataattaattaccaaaatTTCATTCCAAAAAACTATGAATAGACCCTCCATTCTTCATAAAAAAGACACACACTCATTCACACACAAAACCCCCTCtcaaagctccaatgcttaatCTCTAGTTCCttttgttcttagttcttcaagttcttcctttcgttcttcATTTTTATTAGCTTCAATTCCTTCTTTAGCTCTCCTTTAGCCTCAATTCAAGtaccaatagcctctttccaagttttttcaattcaatttagcatttccaagcttttaatttgttcaatccttagctagaattctgttttcaaattaattttccagattcgtccaagtaTTTTCAAAACCCGATTTCGttcatttaaattcatttttagctttcgatcccttcaacaaagttgttcctgacgtcttgaatttcaatctagtatatttattttcccaattccgtgctcagaaactatagttacaagccaATATTTACAgtccaaattcttttagctagtctgtttccagaattttccagattcgtccagttattttcaaaaCTCAATTTCGTCTATTTagagtccgttttagccttcgatcccttatagaagtttgttcatgacctcccgaagttaaatttagcctatttactcgtccaattccgtgttcttaagcactcaAACGAGCCCACCGAAGTCaaaggttaaatctgccccatttgcctaccataCGTTTTgacattgccaagatcatataccaTACGGGCCCGACCGACCGCATTGCTCCAAGAACTTCAAGCCGACATCAAAATTCAACATccagccgagatagctattgtggctccgagtttgtcgttgaatttcaattttattttaattgcacttcaattctttgtattgatttgtcttttcccaattcaattgattatctatatgtttagtatagaaatttttcaattgtaattcattatcCAATTTCATGCTTGTTGAACAtatcaaatcaataaaataccaattttttcaccaaatcttgtgtcaatttcgtactttcaatttctttattttacccgtcttcaattcatacgcttagcttaaataaaataattaatctagcaaagtttttatactggcgctagagacccaagagggactttttcaatccttgcgtccctcgccaatcgtttcgatttgaattcatgttttcggcgcacaatttcacaaacttaaccgtctttcataattgagaaataatttctctggcacgcccgcaccctaaccatacgtgacaaggttgaaattagcatatttcaaaaatatcgctaacagcaacattagaaaagtattgattgtaatagtttatagaataatatattgatgttgcttccattttaacatagattgtaattcttttgtatcgtagatataatatttaattttaattgtagtttaattcaatttttgtttaacctatattgtaattcttttgtatcgtaaatataatatttaattttaattttagtttaattcaatttttagttttttattatattctaatatatttcttaattaatctgttattttattattattgtttcacataatatttggaatatgaaaatgtattaaaatttctaaaaagtacaaatcattgaattttgtaaaaataaataaatcattcgtctttagttaaaattctataaaaaaaaagtagtcaattatttttaaaattaatttaatttgaattatcattaaaaaatatatattaatttcaaatatacataatataaactTTCTTTCATagcataatataaaattatttaaaagtaaatatgtcaatttatttatttatctaaattatataaaagtttcataccccgtgcatcgcacgggttttcgactagttttaataattttaatatatcaaaaacCAAATTTGTGGACAAATGGCAAATATtactttaaaacaatttgttTTTGCACTTTATTGACGAAGTAAGCTGCAATAAAACGAGGATGGCTCCATCTCATGAACTGGTGGTGCCCGCTACGCTAATAAATAACTGTAACAGCGCACGTTAGCCTTTCACCTACCTTTTAAAAATCAAAGTCTCCTTTTTAAGTTTAAGTGTTTATTTCTCCGCTATGTTCCGCCAATAACTAACCCGCCATTTCTAGTTCGCATTTTCTGTCGCTCTAATTATGAAAAGTCCTCACTCCGTCTACGGTCGTCGGAATTCCAGGTCAGGTGCATGGTCCACGCCCGACCTCCACCATAACTCACCGAGCTCCTCATACTCCGACGCCTCAACCGCCAAGAAACAGAACTTACTCGGCTCCGCTGCAAAATCAGTAGTTGGAGTGTTCGTGGCTTGCTTCACCCCGCCGGAGTCGGAGACAACCGGCTCTAGAAAGTTTGTAGACTCGGAAGAGTTCAAGCCTTCCTCTGGTAAATCACTTTAGCGTTACTAATTGTTTGACTTAATGCACGGGTCGTTTCTGTAATCTCGTCTGCTTTCATGTTTATTTGATCTTGCAAGGCGAGCTCTGTAGATTTTGTTTGGTAGCTGAATTTAAAATTAGGAAGTTTTCATAAAAGAGCTTAATCGACGACAGATTTTGTTTTTGTCGTTTTTAATCTGGACAGTAATTGTTATTCTTCCTGCATTCCCTTTCTAAACAGATAGCTGGATCTGATCCTTGTAGTTTCTGAATTACATCAGAagtttttcttctttaatcAAGTAATTAGCTACAACCTAGTTAATTTCCCAATTCCTTTAGTTGCATAGCATCTGGTGCATCAGGAACAAGCAGGGACAGAAGAAGTTCATGTTTATTTTATCTTGAGATTTTGTTTGGTAGCTGAATTTAAAATTGGGAAATTTTCATATAAGAGCTTGATCCGACGACagattttgtttttgttgtttttaatcTGGACAGTAGTTGTTATTCTTCCTGCATTCCCTTTCTAAACAGGTAGCTGGATCTGATCCTTGTAGTTTCTGAATTACATCAGAAgtttttcatctttaataagtAATTAGCAACAACCTAATTAACTTCCCCATTCCTTTAGTTGCATTTGGTGCATCAGGAACAAGcagggagagaagaagaagttcaTGTTTATTTTTTCTTGAGATTTTGTTTGGTAGCTGAATTTAAAATTGGGAAATTTTCATATAAGAGCTTGATCAACGACagattttgtttttgttgtttttaatcTGGACAGTAATTGTTATTCTTCCTGCATTCTCTTTCTAAACAGGTAGCTGGATCTGATCCTTCTAGTTTCTGAATTACATCAGAagtttttcttctttaatcAAGTAATTAGCTACAACCTAATTAATTTCCCAATTCCTTTAGTTGCATCTGGTGCATCAGGAACAACCAGcgacagaagaagaagaagttcaTGTTTATTTTATCTTGAGATTTTGTTTGGTAGCTGAATTTAAAATTAGCAAGTTTCATATGATCGtggatagatttttttttttttttttttgtcgttTTTAATCTGGACAGTAATTTTGGTTCTTCCTACATTCCCTTTCTAATCAGATAGCTGGATCTGATACTTGTAGTTTCTGAATTACATTTGAAGTTTTTCTTCTGAAATCAAGTAATCAGCTAGAAACTAATTAATTTCCCAATTTCTTTAGTCGCATCTGGCAGTAGCAGAGACAGAAGAAGAAGTTCAGGTCGAGGTATCTATGGAAGTTCTAGTCCACATAATTTGAGGTATGGAATCGAACCTGGGAATAAAAAATTCAGCATGGAGGAAATcttcaaaatcacaatgaactTTTCTCCATCCTTCAAGATTGGACAAGGCGGTTATGGGACAGTGTATCGAGGGCGACTTGAGGATGGAACCTTCGTTGCAATCAAACGTGCCAAGAAGGTTAGTTTTTCTCATGTAAAATCACTGCGactttgtttttcttattttctttctcaaattaCAAAGCTTTTAATACCTATGTTGGACGAAAACTTTTATTTTAAAGCATTTCATCCTTGATGAAAAACCGAAATTCTTGGAAATTTGTAATAAACTAATCATAATATTTAGAAGTGGATTAATGTTAATTACATATTCAGTAAAATCTTAATTATATTTTCTACATCAtcttttataaacttttaaaatgaaaaatctgtttttttttttactttgtatGTAAtctttttaaagtataaatatattcttataattttaaaaatggataaatatatatccatgtatttttacacatttttaCCATTCCAAATCTCATATACTTCTTTTCACCGATATCATTATCGATTTCTGTTTCTACTTTGGTTTTTGAATATGTTTACGTTTCAATATAACATAGTGTGGTGTATTTACTAAGCTTTTTCTTCACAGAGTGTATATGATAAGCATTTAGGTGTAGAATTTCAAAGTGAAATTCAAACACTAGCACAAGTAGAGCACTTGAATCTAGTGAAGCTCTATGGGTTCTTGGAACAGGGAGATGAAAGAATTGTTATTGTGGAATATGTTGCAAATGGAACTCTTAGAGAACATTTGGATTGTGAGTTCTTTTTCTGCAACATTCTTGTCTGTTTTTTTGTGCCTTTCTTTTCCTATCATTTTCTGACTCGAGCACCAAACGAATGTAGGTGTTCATGGAACCGTTCTTAATCTTGCTTTGCGTCTAGATATTGCAATTGATGTGGCTCATGCAGTCACCTATCTTCACACTTACACAGGTGCGGTG encodes:
- the LOC136217015 gene encoding calmodulin-binding receptor-like cytoplasmic kinase 2 codes for the protein MKSPHSVYGRRNSRSGAWSTPDLHHNSPSSSYSDASTAKKQNLLGSAAKSVVGVFVACFTPPESETTGSRKFVDSEEFKPSSVASGSSRDRRRSSGRGIYGSSSPHNLRYGIEPGNKKFSMEEIFKITMNFSPSFKIGQGGYGTVYRGRLEDGTFVAIKRAKKSVYDKHLGVEFQSEIQTLAQVEHLNLVKLYGFLEQGDERIVIVEYVANGTLREHLDCVHGTVLNLALRLDIAIDVAHAVTYLHTYTDHPIIHRDIKSSNILLTETFRAKVTDFGFARLAADTESGATHVSTQVKGTAGYLDPEYLKTYQLTEKSDVYSFGVLLVELVTGRRPIEVRREHKERITTRWAMKKFAGGEALTVLDPKLEHSAANNLLLEKILELSLQCLAPRRHNRPSMKECVEILWGIRKDYKDLLDSDFSLSSNSRSILVREE